One genomic segment of Candidatus Fukatsuia endosymbiont of Tuberolachnus salignus includes these proteins:
- a CDS encoding IS630 family transposase, whose amino-acid sequence MKIELTADQKITLEAQHRQSHDRRVCDRIRCVLLSADGWTPPMIAHSQLINETTVRRHLTDYHKLNKLKPENGGSDGYLNAEQTTSLVEHLTQPLYHHNHQIVAYIAGRWNITFTVSGLYKGLKQQGFSYKKPKGVPHKFAVEKQQQFIKTYSELKDAAGNDPILFIDAVHPTQATKISYGWIRKGQDKTIETTGSRTRLNIMGALNIQNVANPIIRDDETINSENVVHFLSAIRAHYPITTTAHVILEGAGYHRSQLVQDAALTLNIQLHYLPPYSPNLNPIERLWKVMNEQTRNNRYYPSKQSFKNDILNFFEVKLPQMASSLVSRLNDNCQALNPAS is encoded by the coding sequence ATGAAAATAGAGCTGACTGCTGACCAGAAAATTACCCTCGAAGCCCAACATCGTCAAAGCCATGACCGCCGTGTCTGTGACAGGATCCGGTGTGTTTTGTTGTCCGCAGACGGCTGGACTCCCCCTATGATTGCTCACTCACAGCTCATTAATGAAACCACGGTGCGGCGCCACCTTACAGACTATCATAAACTCAACAAGCTCAAGCCTGAAAATGGCGGCTCCGATGGCTATCTCAATGCGGAACAGACCACGTCGCTGGTTGAACATCTCACCCAGCCGCTCTACCACCACAATCACCAAATTGTGGCGTATATCGCTGGACGCTGGAACATCACCTTTACCGTATCAGGTCTGTATAAAGGGTTGAAGCAGCAGGGCTTTAGCTATAAAAAGCCGAAAGGTGTTCCGCATAAATTTGCCGTTGAGAAACAGCAGCAATTTATAAAGACCTACAGCGAATTGAAAGACGCCGCGGGTAATGACCCCATACTGTTTATTGATGCCGTTCATCCGACACAAGCCACCAAAATAAGCTACGGCTGGATACGAAAAGGCCAGGATAAAACGATAGAGACCACCGGGAGCAGAACGCGGTTGAATATCATGGGAGCCTTGAACATCCAGAATGTGGCTAACCCCATAATCCGTGATGATGAGACGATTAACAGCGAAAATGTGGTTCACTTCCTGTCTGCCATTCGCGCGCATTATCCCATCACGACAACGGCACATGTGATCCTCGAGGGTGCAGGCTATCACCGTTCACAGCTTGTGCAAGACGCCGCGCTTACGTTGAATATCCAGCTTCATTACCTTCCGCCGTATAGCCCGAATCTAAACCCGATAGAGCGATTGTGGAAGGTGATGAATGAGCAAACACGAAACAATAGATATTACCCATCTAAACAGAGTTTTAAGAACGATATCTTAAACTTCTTTGAGGTGAAGCTACCACAAATGGCAAGTTCTCTGGTATCTCGCTTAAACGATAATTGCCAGGCGCTAAATCCTGCATCTTGA
- a CDS encoding IS5 family transposase (programmed frameshift), producing MKYEVIKVLEEEKFRRLTGVKRSRFEKMIKILNKADKCQQGKGGRKPRLCLEERLLMALEYLREYRTYFPVSQSDGVSESACYETIKWIENTLIKHPDFALPGRKALLKSDREYELVLIDATETPIERPKKKQKQFYSGKKKRPTLKTQVIVDKKSKVAICTTFTNGKRHDFRLFKESGVRIHPEIKTITDTGYQGLGKIHSNSALPKKKTKKNPLTKEDKRNNLKLSSQRVLNENVIDMIKRFKIVSDRYRNRRKRFGLRFNLIAAIYNMEIRQMRVSEEI from the exons ATGAAATATGAAGTAATAAAGGTACTGGAAGAGGAAAAATTTCGTCGCTTAACCGGTGTTAAACGCAGTAGATTTGAAAAGATGATAAAGATATTGAATAAAGCGGATAAGTGTCAGCAAGGGAAAGGAGGTCGGAAACCCAGGCTGTGTTTAGAAGAGCGCTTATTAATGGCCCTTGAGTATCTACGAGAATATCGCACTTATTTTCCTGTCAGCCAAAGCGATGGGGTGAGTGAGAGCGCCTGCTATGAAACGATTAAATGGATAGAGAATACGCTAATAAAGCATCCTGATTTTGCCCTACCTGGACGCAAAGCTTTATTAAAAAGTGATAGGGAGTATGAGCTCGTTCTTATTGACGCCACAGAAACGCCGATTGAACGTCCAAA AAAAAAACAAAAGCAGTTTTACTCAGGAAAAAAGAAACGACCCACCTTAAAAACCCAAGTGATCGTCGATAAAAAAAGCAAAGTAGCCATCTGTACAACCTTTACTAATGGGAAGCGTCATGATTTTAGGTTGTTCAAGGAATCTGGTGTGCGAATACATCCTGAAATCAAAACAATTACAGATACAGGTTACCAAGGGCTTGGCAAGATCCATTCAAACTCGGCGTTGCCTAAGAAAAAGACAAAGAAAAATCCCTTAACAAAAGAAGATAAACGCAACAATCTTAAGTTATCAAGCCAGCGTGTATTAAACGAAAATGTCATTGATATGATTAAACGATTTAAAATTGTATCAGATCGTTATCGAAACAGGCGAAAACGGTTTGGATTAAGATTTAATCTGATTGCAGCAATTTATAACATGGAAATTAGACAAATGAGAGTTTCCGAAGAGATCTAA
- a CDS encoding IS630 transposase-related protein: protein MRWAKRIDPCLTRNKPATKINRAALLLDVETYPDVSQYERAQRMGGSARGICDALKRAGFSYKKTLDLFGNSHLSNFHVINCCNQIKS from the coding sequence ATGCGCTGGGCTAAACGTATCGACCCTTGCCTGACGCGTAATAAACCGGCGACCAAAATAAATCGCGCCGCGTTGCTCCTTGATGTGGAAACCTATCCTGACGTGTCTCAATACGAACGAGCTCAGCGTATGGGGGGCAGTGCTCGAGGGATCTGCGATGCGTTAAAACGCGCTGGGTTTAGCTATAAAAAAACATTAGATCTCTTCGGAAACTCTCATTTGTCTAATTTCCATGTTATAAATTGCTGCAATCAGATTAAATCTTAA
- a CDS encoding TcdA/TcdB catalytic glycosyltransferase domain-containing protein, which yields MERLTIINELAKIKREDLSYNDNILYKNFIDAKEKYEIITPAVTTKQEMILLLKMINSIYQSISIIYKNDTLLNNKSLKDLLLSRTERLMELVNKTLHFICLGKIEDIQREYINLWIQQNPDYNIKIWTDNTTYLARELSTYLQKQVSKEILNDPQKNHTALYNTFKKRIIDWQNKAYKYIKQQMESPTIRATFDQAALNFLINHHISTWEEIGNIDTIHHSSFIYALAKLKQDNPDTIISIESINTTNYTAKEYQIYVKELVLRGNLAAAIDIFRLLILRKEGGICLYTDVLPEINKKLFINIIKKTSNDPQGMREQATIVRTILDQLMEKNKIPGRLALMDSYQLAPIDSQIKQAIETVLTLAQKEHIPLFVPLGELKVDAYFQCSYTNGSNQILIAQKNSLFIEKLLVNLEKTHQIIDNKDYNINGLSERLTLPEKVSPQLTILLPKKRFSLNAHALISYRHDIMSRYDRVTPELAGVSAYDRAYFQLLSDIDIVSFKYDMPYKFQHLISPPFIQASFLTEEFDQSRLRGTMRYLNTFTLHPQYHAQYIIQLYDNDPISEAACRSLYYQNTELNAWYRYDRKNNQLKKVESAANLHLKHETRVTLVGNGSLIAFSMDTIAHILGKKSSRGGYDRVNRKQVTLLGCGLTNMLPTNSPKRGELKQGIIKQLYQSLRSNNVFVNSIIVQESLFTIDVMGHRWSGQLFSERGRSLHKIDWIPTKVDAVKIKFTRQDNTITYEYQSIEQDVARRTKVITPFEKDGFLLTDTIQLSTIYITELSDWVTETSEKLDGLMDEDIARSIKTGASLNTSLLMNSESMVLIAGMSAGCGEILIADGHYHKIAILMKILEQTQEKKTYKDWFEALTLTCGRKRLEDLITRLFGDPQTAFLRLKKRVTHNRFTFYQFNLNGNADLILQSKHSKEMISRIYLGDIDDSLLVEDMRDDDNPTKLNKVTATITQLNAAINKLNRQHTIPLHYYSFFQRQDKSEQPNNKNTQLMEKYGNTKYIQKYENFNFTRPHPNIHVISRFNLRMRLKRTELALKDKNQSFSKDWVMIFAEVKYNPIGSKYVIPFINTKDFTSVKELEVSDNFFEELRQYLDDQTQSIDQYHQFAQGRVRPKLVGKIGGAGGIASVYHSFLSVYDAFQYGVNQIPGDSMLARAVQAHVYISLMADSNNLANTLGTAGELTLKAIANQLRNSGHFGIAATSLGKYNTLLAKGNLALSIFSFGLNSFELLLAENETQRSTALTRMAFDIVSIVLGCVGLVFTSPFAVVVLFVVGIALAVASYFISLMVESALERIEKAKAIGRYFNNMKTGWIRGGFYLVKGTLVPYTGTVITEINLTDTDNMFVTFDDNGQRMLKMADTFTQITPKAYANLRELYGVGKKQEIVALQQEDNDSITLVLPTAPEATMEPRYDSVLFVQLRGDAEFDTERFFAKQPDSGFIFEDKEKYRAITALKFDYKYTEIKIFLGTTPKYRLIAPGAGEHQRVIDNTYKKYLHYRIYAPEVGNTSILLLLNKAQADITIECENKAVQWNINAHHLTGIKTSFHVTNEGSVQIYFDRLVDSGNRERTSDKITITLIHRYTTKTTIQLPEGTFDVNLRECRLIPLIFDVSIIPNLAQQRDKKSAVKRHIAQSIQGFGETRRYINVNGFTPDPDEQSDDPCIYAFAQDTFLYTASHQNTLFAGTQRKNVRLIVPYDECAWYQGDLVIPAIDDPNVMYTYENIIWVSEIETHRLLQIYLPLCHRPTITKNTNHTEVSPLTLSKNILLAQAILFDQEYVYNGQKIRIKYMIDISDPEEKLALIEINGLPTEIRDQLTRDRDLTHLIRFMERTLSSRQFSFQHQKINPWRRVGQNIKELRNAKTDTTISIGNRLIWALKDSMAVTGNISANISNSIVNNPGYLINLAGVFKEFEEPEKIEESSEPEESSEPDEKIAECKESKEPNELKISRKSEKHKGCATPKAPIQVNYFFWSVVIPHNDPTNDDKPLHALYVQKDNTDAKAMNLADFGLTNGEVLTIKNALITTKQGFIYQLSNDRILTLSGIENAFIENNRDWSIAFATHIKQLQGSTRKKETIQIAPHLSISGLLQGDENQSIPLLAWYAKDSQHFVICKTDLGQNLTICGISDGLKGAWMLNNKGVKNKEIGYVPVMNASLLPSLFTGSVLQNEDSVPAANVLTLDNMLGDGFISARVNRKGTVIEGDIQGVTSKGILLNISMTHDNEFKITLIAVTDIFTDEYRGDHLKTALHSLCQNYSYNEMVIVALPDNKKGYYQPEKNILFILANEKYNYFGFDSKKIEAYFSRCDEQYLIRINSQGQDKLIDNQQHCYQREGGLLP from the coding sequence ATGGAACGTTTAACAATAATCAATGAATTAGCAAAAATAAAAAGAGAAGATCTTTCTTACAACGATAACATATTATATAAAAACTTTATCGATGCAAAAGAAAAATATGAAATAATCACCCCCGCAGTGACTACAAAACAAGAAATGATACTATTATTAAAGATGATTAATAGTATCTATCAAAGCATTTCCATTATATATAAAAATGATACACTCCTAAATAATAAATCACTTAAAGATTTGTTATTATCTCGCACAGAGAGACTTATGGAACTTGTAAATAAAACCTTACATTTTATTTGTCTTGGCAAGATAGAAGATATCCAACGGGAATATATCAACTTATGGATACAGCAAAATCCTGATTATAATATAAAAATATGGACTGACAATACTACCTACTTGGCACGCGAACTTTCTACCTATCTGCAAAAACAAGTCAGTAAGGAAATACTCAATGATCCCCAAAAAAACCACACTGCTTTGTATAATACTTTTAAGAAACGTATTATTGATTGGCAAAATAAAGCCTATAAGTATATTAAACAACAAATGGAAAGCCCTACTATCAGAGCTACTTTCGATCAAGCGGCGCTGAATTTTTTAATCAACCATCATATCAGCACATGGGAAGAGATCGGCAATATCGATACAATCCATCATAGCAGTTTTATTTACGCTTTAGCCAAATTAAAACAAGACAATCCCGACACCATAATTTCTATTGAAAGTATAAACACAACGAATTATACAGCAAAAGAATATCAGATATATGTTAAGGAACTGGTTCTAAGAGGGAATTTGGCAGCGGCTATTGATATATTTCGTTTACTGATATTAAGAAAAGAGGGCGGTATTTGCCTATATACCGATGTATTGCCAGAAATTAATAAAAAATTGTTTATCAATATAATCAAAAAAACATCTAATGACCCTCAAGGGATGAGAGAACAAGCTACTATCGTCAGAACTATTCTTGATCAACTCATGGAAAAAAATAAAATTCCCGGGCGATTGGCGCTCATGGATAGCTATCAACTTGCCCCTATTGACTCACAGATTAAGCAAGCCATCGAAACCGTACTCACATTGGCGCAAAAAGAGCATATTCCGCTATTTGTGCCATTGGGAGAACTCAAAGTCGATGCTTATTTTCAATGTAGTTATACTAATGGCAGTAATCAAATACTTATCGCCCAAAAAAACAGCCTCTTTATTGAGAAGCTTTTGGTTAATTTAGAAAAAACACACCAGATAATTGATAACAAGGACTATAATATTAATGGCCTCTCAGAAAGATTGACATTACCAGAAAAAGTCAGCCCTCAACTTACCATATTGCTCCCTAAAAAGCGATTCAGTTTAAATGCCCACGCCTTAATAAGCTACCGGCACGATATCATGAGCCGATATGACCGTGTGACCCCTGAGCTGGCAGGTGTTTCTGCTTATGATCGTGCCTATTTCCAACTACTGAGCGATATAGATATCGTATCGTTTAAATATGACATGCCCTATAAATTTCAACACTTGATCAGCCCCCCTTTTATTCAGGCTTCTTTTTTAACTGAGGAATTTGACCAATCACGCCTTAGAGGGACAATGCGCTACCTTAATACTTTTACCCTTCATCCCCAATACCACGCCCAATATATTATACAACTTTATGACAACGACCCAATTTCTGAAGCAGCATGTCGATCCCTGTATTATCAAAACACTGAGCTTAATGCTTGGTACCGTTACGATAGAAAAAATAATCAGCTAAAAAAAGTAGAGTCAGCCGCTAACTTGCATCTAAAACATGAAACTCGCGTTACGTTAGTTGGTAATGGTAGTCTCATCGCTTTTTCAATGGATACAATAGCGCATATATTAGGCAAAAAATCTTCAAGAGGCGGATACGATAGAGTAAATAGAAAACAAGTCACCCTCCTTGGCTGTGGGTTGACTAACATGCTGCCCACCAACTCGCCTAAACGAGGAGAACTAAAACAAGGTATTATCAAACAACTCTATCAATCTCTTCGGTCTAATAATGTATTCGTTAATAGTATCATTGTTCAAGAAAGCCTGTTTACTATCGATGTAATGGGCCATCGATGGAGTGGTCAACTATTTTCTGAGCGAGGTCGATCCCTACACAAAATTGATTGGATCCCAACAAAAGTAGATGCTGTAAAAATTAAATTTACCCGACAAGATAATACCATAACATATGAATATCAATCTATTGAACAAGATGTGGCACGGCGTACTAAAGTGATTACACCCTTTGAAAAAGACGGCTTTCTGCTCACAGATACAATACAGCTTTCGACTATCTATATTACCGAACTCAGTGACTGGGTAACTGAGACTTCCGAAAAATTAGACGGATTAATGGATGAAGATATTGCTAGAAGCATTAAAACAGGTGCTTCGTTGAACACATCTCTGTTGATGAATAGCGAGAGTATGGTGCTGATAGCAGGTATGAGCGCAGGCTGCGGTGAAATTTTGATAGCTGATGGTCACTATCATAAAATCGCTATTTTGATGAAAATTTTGGAACAAACCCAGGAGAAGAAAACATACAAAGATTGGTTTGAGGCGCTTACTCTTACCTGTGGCAGAAAAAGACTCGAAGACCTGATAACCAGATTATTTGGCGATCCCCAAACCGCTTTTCTACGGCTGAAAAAACGTGTAACACATAATCGGTTTACTTTTTACCAATTTAATCTTAATGGTAATGCAGATCTTATTCTGCAAAGCAAACACAGTAAGGAAATGATTAGCAGAATTTATCTAGGCGATATTGATGATAGCTTACTTGTTGAAGACATGCGTGACGATGACAATCCAACCAAACTCAATAAGGTAACAGCAACGATTACTCAGCTCAACGCGGCTATCAATAAATTAAATCGGCAGCATACTATTCCTCTTCATTATTACTCTTTTTTCCAACGCCAAGATAAATCTGAACAACCTAATAATAAAAATACTCAATTGATGGAAAAATATGGTAATACTAAATATATACAAAAATACGAAAATTTTAATTTTACTCGTCCGCACCCCAATATCCATGTTATTAGTCGGTTCAATTTACGAATGAGACTCAAACGTACAGAATTGGCATTGAAAGATAAAAATCAGTCTTTCAGTAAGGACTGGGTAATGATATTCGCAGAGGTAAAATACAATCCAATCGGTTCAAAATATGTCATACCTTTCATTAATACTAAAGATTTCACTAGCGTAAAAGAATTGGAAGTTTCTGATAATTTTTTTGAGGAGTTACGTCAGTATTTAGATGATCAGACACAATCTATTGATCAGTATCATCAATTCGCACAAGGGCGAGTACGCCCTAAATTAGTGGGTAAGATAGGGGGGGCCGGTGGTATCGCCAGTGTCTATCATTCATTTTTGTCTGTATATGATGCTTTTCAATATGGTGTTAATCAGATACCAGGCGATTCTATGCTAGCCAGAGCAGTACAGGCACATGTGTATATTTCTTTGATGGCAGACAGTAACAACCTAGCGAATACGCTAGGCACCGCGGGTGAGCTAACCCTCAAGGCGATAGCAAATCAGCTAAGAAATAGCGGTCATTTTGGCATCGCAGCGACGTCTCTCGGTAAATACAATACCTTATTGGCAAAAGGAAACTTGGCACTCAGTATCTTCAGTTTTGGATTGAATTCGTTTGAATTACTCCTGGCTGAAAATGAGACACAACGTAGTACTGCACTAACGAGAATGGCCTTTGATATCGTGAGTATTGTTTTGGGATGCGTCGGTTTAGTATTCACCTCCCCCTTTGCTGTAGTCGTCTTATTCGTTGTCGGTATCGCACTCGCCGTTGCGAGTTACTTCATATCACTCATGGTAGAGAGTGCCCTTGAGCGTATAGAGAAAGCCAAAGCCATCGGTCGTTATTTTAATAATATGAAAACAGGATGGATTCGGGGAGGATTCTATCTGGTTAAAGGTACATTAGTCCCCTATACAGGGACAGTTATCACGGAAATCAATTTAACAGATACTGATAATATGTTTGTCACCTTTGATGATAATGGGCAGAGAATGCTTAAAATGGCAGATACTTTTACCCAGATAACGCCTAAAGCTTACGCTAATCTAAGAGAATTATATGGTGTTGGCAAAAAGCAGGAAATCGTTGCATTGCAACAAGAAGATAATGATTCAATCACCTTAGTCTTACCTACAGCACCTGAAGCGACGATGGAGCCAAGGTACGATTCCGTCCTCTTTGTGCAACTCAGGGGAGATGCTGAATTTGACACCGAACGGTTTTTTGCTAAACAACCTGACTCCGGATTTATATTTGAAGACAAAGAAAAATATAGAGCTATTACCGCTCTGAAGTTTGATTATAAATATACCGAAATAAAAATTTTCTTGGGTACCACTCCTAAGTACAGGTTGATTGCTCCAGGGGCAGGGGAACATCAGCGAGTTATCGACAACACTTACAAAAAATATCTTCACTACAGGATTTATGCCCCAGAAGTAGGAAATACCTCTATTTTACTACTGTTGAATAAAGCACAAGCGGATATTACGATTGAATGCGAAAATAAAGCTGTGCAGTGGAATATCAATGCACACCACCTCACGGGTATTAAAACCAGTTTTCATGTCACTAATGAAGGATCTGTCCAGATCTATTTTGATCGTCTCGTGGATAGCGGTAACCGTGAACGCACTAGCGACAAAATAACGATAACCCTTATCCACCGTTATACCACCAAGACAACGATTCAACTGCCTGAAGGGACCTTCGACGTTAATTTAAGGGAGTGCCGTCTTATTCCTTTGATATTTGATGTCAGTATTATCCCCAACCTTGCTCAACAACGTGATAAAAAAAGCGCAGTGAAACGGCATATCGCCCAGAGTATTCAAGGCTTCGGTGAGACAAGAAGATATATCAATGTCAACGGGTTTACACCTGACCCTGACGAGCAGAGCGATGATCCCTGCATTTATGCCTTCGCACAAGACACTTTTCTCTATACTGCTAGCCACCAAAATACACTCTTTGCTGGTACGCAACGCAAAAACGTCCGGCTCATCGTCCCCTACGATGAATGTGCCTGGTACCAAGGTGATCTTGTTATACCTGCGATTGATGATCCCAATGTCATGTATACCTATGAAAATATTATTTGGGTATCAGAAATTGAAACCCATAGGTTACTACAAATTTATCTTCCTCTATGTCATAGACCGACTATTACAAAAAACACCAATCACACAGAGGTATCACCCCTAACACTTAGCAAGAACATACTGCTCGCACAAGCCATACTCTTTGATCAAGAATACGTTTATAACGGTCAGAAAATCCGGATCAAGTATATGATTGATATATCAGATCCTGAAGAAAAACTTGCATTGATTGAAATAAATGGTTTACCCACAGAGATCAGGGATCAATTAACGAGAGATCGTGATCTCACCCACCTAATTCGTTTTATGGAAAGAACATTATCTAGCCGTCAATTTTCATTTCAGCACCAAAAGATCAATCCATGGCGGAGAGTGGGGCAGAATATTAAAGAACTGCGTAACGCTAAGACTGATACCACTATCAGCATAGGAAACAGGCTAATATGGGCTCTTAAAGACAGCATGGCAGTGACCGGAAATATATCAGCCAACATCAGTAACAGCATAGTGAATAATCCTGGCTACCTGATTAATCTTGCTGGCGTTTTTAAAGAATTTGAAGAGCCAGAAAAAATTGAAGAGTCTTCGGAACCTGAAGAGTCTTCAGAACCTGATGAAAAAATTGCAGAATGCAAAGAATCGAAAGAACCTAACGAGTTGAAAATCTCCAGAAAATCTGAGAAACATAAGGGATGTGCAACACCTAAAGCCCCCATACAGGTGAATTACTTTTTCTGGAGTGTAGTTATTCCCCATAACGATCCGACAAATGATGATAAACCACTTCACGCACTTTATGTACAGAAAGATAACACCGACGCCAAGGCAATGAATCTAGCGGATTTCGGATTAACTAACGGTGAGGTATTAACGATAAAAAATGCCCTGATTACTACTAAACAGGGTTTTATTTACCAACTTTCTAATGACAGGATCCTCACCTTATCAGGCATAGAAAACGCTTTTATAGAAAACAACCGAGATTGGTCAATAGCCTTTGCCACTCATATAAAACAACTACAAGGATCCACGAGAAAAAAAGAAACGATTCAAATAGCGCCTCACCTTAGTATCTCTGGTTTGTTACAAGGTGATGAAAATCAATCGATTCCTTTGCTTGCTTGGTATGCCAAAGATAGTCAACATTTTGTTATATGTAAGACTGACCTGGGCCAAAACTTGACAATTTGTGGAATATCGGATGGCCTCAAGGGAGCGTGGATGCTGAATAACAAGGGCGTAAAGAACAAAGAAATTGGCTACGTACCTGTCATGAACGCCTCTTTATTACCCAGTCTTTTTACTGGTTCTGTTTTGCAAAATGAAGACTCGGTCCCGGCTGCCAACGTGCTAACGTTAGATAACATGTTAGGTGATGGCTTCATTAGTGCTCGAGTGAATAGAAAAGGAACAGTGATAGAAGGTGACATACAAGGTGTTACTTCCAAAGGGATCCTACTTAACATCAGCATGACGCATGATAACGAATTTAAAATAACATTAATTGCAGTCACTGATATTTTTACCGATGAATACCGTGGAGATCATTTAAAAACGGCCCTACACAGCCTTTGTCAAAACTATAGCTACAATGAAATGGTTATAGTGGCGTTACCAGATAATAAAAAAGGCTACTATCAACCGGAGAAAAATATACTTTTTATTCTTGCCAATGAGAAATACAACTACTTCGGTTTTGATAGTAAGAAAATTGAAGCTTATTTTTCACGCTGTGATGAACAGTATTTAATCAGAATCAACAGCCAGGGTCAGGACAAGCTCATAGATAACCAACAACACTGTTACCAACGTGAGGGGGGGTTATTACCCTAG